The following are encoded in a window of Colletotrichum lupini chromosome 3, complete sequence genomic DNA:
- a CDS encoding phosphate transporter yields the protein MAVPVLTQYDWIIAVITLAFCGSSIGNGANDVANSYATSVAARTLTMPQVGFLSMCTEFFGAVVLGSKVTGTIKNNIIELDRFRTTPSTLILAMGCAEFASAFWLLAATKVGYPVSTTQTIVGALVGVGIAAQAQVSWAWSDGSVSQIAASWGIAPCISAAFAAILFGSLKFTVLERENSFEKAMKAIPFYLAFTAAILALFITVEAPGAPSLEELGAGTVCGIILGVFFGILLLSYIFFVPYVHRRLVKEDTRIRLRHIFLGPLLYMENPPIYLPAKGNEVVIDYYASAHDDSNVINEGDIEKQAVKTEGGNDRGEKLIGNDSNSDTPSPVPMSLEDVERGKKTQENPAVVQRYKRMPEPEERFLAPTAHLPIHNPRRIWSFIKYFFLQGVTRDCVTHASSQLAAIHGKAKKYDNRVEHLWTYAQVASAMMMSIAHGSNDVANAVGPWVAAYQVYMTGEVSEKGDTPIWILVVAGFLLGAGFWFMGHHIIKAMGNKLTQLSPTRGFAMELGAAITVLLASRLGLPVSTTQCLTGAVIGVALMNFDVGAVNWRQVAFIFSGWIVTLPCAGLIGGLLMAMSLNTPQFGQG from the exons ATGGCTGTCCCTGTCCTTACACAGTATGACTGGATCATCGCCGTAATTACCCTCGCCTTCTGCGGCAGCTCCATCGGTAACGGAGCAAACGATGTCGCCAACTCATATGCCACCTCCGTGGCAGCTAGAACCTTGACCATGCCCCAGGTTGGCTTCCTTTCCATGTGTACAGAGTTTTTCGGTGCCGTCGTCCTCGGCTCCAAGGTCACTGGCACAATCAAGAACAACATCATCGAGCTCGACCGGTTCCGCACGACACCTTCGACGCTCATCCTCGCCATGGGCTGCGCCGAATTCGCGAGTGCTTTCTGGCTACTTGCTGCTACAAAAGTCGGATACCCGGTCTCCACGACGCAGACCATCGTCGGCGCGCTCGTTGGTGTCGGTATCGCTGCCCAAGCACAGGTTTCCTGGGCCTGGAGTGACGGCAGTGTTTCCCAAATCGCCGCATCCTGGGGCATTGCTCCTTGTATCTCGGCTGCGTTTGCCGCCATCTTGTTTGGCAGTCTCAAGTTCACCGTCCTGGAACGCGAGAACTCTTTCGAGAAGGCTATGAAGGCAATTCCTTTCTACCTGGCGTTCACGGCTGCTATTCTCGCTCTCTTCATCACGGTCGAGGCCCCCGGTGCTCCGTCGCTTGAGGAACTTGGTGCCGGTACAGTATGCGGTATCATCCTCGGTGTCTTCTTCggcatcctcctcctctcctaCATTTTTTTCGTGCCTTACGTCCACCGAAGGCTGGTCAAGGAGGATACTCGCATTCGTCTCCGTCACATCTTCCTCGGCCCTCTGTTGTACATGGAGAACCCGCCAATCTACCTGCCTGCGAAAGGAAACGAAGTCGTCATCGACTACTACGCAAGCGCCCACGATGATTCAAATGTCATCAACGAAGGCGATATCGAGAAGCAAGCTGTCAAGACCGAGGGTGGCAACGATAGAGGCGAGAAGCTGATCGGAAACGACAGCAATTCTGATACACCTTCCCCCGTCCCCATGTCCCTTGAGGATGTTGAACGTGGCAAGAAAACTCAAGAGAACCCAGCAGTGGTGCAACGATACAAGCGCATGCCCGAGCCCGAAGAGCGCTTCCTTGCCCCGACCGCCCACCTCCCTATTCACAACCCTAGACGCATCTGGAGCTTCATCAAGTACTTCTTCCTACAGGGAGTTACCCGTGACTGCGTCACGCATGCCTCGTCCCAGCTCGCTGCCATCCACGGCAAGGCCAAGAAGTACGACAACCGCGTCGAACACCTGTGGACCTACGCTCAAGTCGCCAGTGCGATGATGATGTCCATCGCTCACGGTTCCAACGACGTTGCAAATGCTGTCGGCCCTTGGGTTGCCGCCTACCAGGTTTACATGACGGGTGAAGTTAGCGAGAAAGGAGACACTCCGATCTGGATCTTGGTCGTCGCCGGCTTCTTGCTCGGTGCCGGTTTCTGGTTCATGGGTCACCACATTATCAAGGCTATGGGAAACAAGCTCACTCAGCTTTCACCCACAAGAG GATTCGCCATGGAACTTGGCGCTGCGATTACCGTGCTTTTGGCCAGCCGTCTCGGTCTCCCTGTCAGTACCACACAGTGCTTGACTGGGGCTGTTATCGGTGTGGCTCTGATGAACTTTGACGTTGGTGCTGTGAACTGGCGTCAAGTCGCTTTCATCTTCTCGGGCTGGATCGTCACATTGCCCTGCGCGGGTCTCATCGGTGGTTTGCTGATGGCGATGTCGCTCAACACCCCTCAGTTTGGCCAGGGGTAA
- a CDS encoding salicylate hydroxylase: protein MGSIPAGWRQLDVGVVGGGIGGMSVAIALRRAGHKVTIYERNDFAGEVGASVSCAANGTRWLHEWGVDVEKGDPVVLKSLINRDWKTGEPVSVYSLDDYEKRWGYVYNMFHRQYMHAMLKDTAMQEEGEGIPAKLLVNQKCKNIDLASGKVEFDTGLTVTHDLIVGADGIGSVVRGLIGVKPEKRPADSSCLHANVLTEDAVKAGLVDYSQDAALEYWGGQEGKSDKIVLSPCNGGKLLSYYCFFPREKGDYVDQAWGVEDRPVEELLAPYPELDKQVLAHLAIGKDIQPWRLWMHDPYPYVNKDMVCLLGDAGHPMMPHQSQGACMAIEDAAALGILFHPKYFNGDVKDTLEVYNTVRLPRATRVQSAAAKAAYNINERIGFSNNTSTSTYKVADERAKLTIEEMNGYDMYKDIEEVIAQRSGAPFTQKFIKGLPIGLELSPGVIVGQ from the exons ATGGGATCTATTCCAGCTGGTTGGAGGCAACTTGATGTCGGTGTCGTCGGCGGAGGCATCGGCGGCATGAGCGTCGCCATCGCGCTACGCCGGGCCGGACACAAGGTTACCATCTACGAGCGCAACGATTTCGCCGGTGAGGTCGGCGCCTCCGTCTCATGCGCCGCCAACGGCACCCGCTGGCTGCACGAGTGGGGTGTGGACGTCGAGAAAGGCGACCCCGTCGTTCTGAAGAGCCTCATCAACAGAGACTGGAAGACGGGCGAACCCGTCAGCGTGTACAGCCTCGACGACTACGAGAAGCGCTGGGGTTACGTCTACAACATGTTCCACCGTCAGTACATGCACGCCATGCTCAAGGACACGGCGATGCAGGAGGAGGGCGAGGGAATTCCGGCCAAGCTATTGGTCAACCAGAAG TGCAAGAACATCGACCTGGCCAGCGGAAAGGTGGAGTTCGACACCGGCCTGACCGTCACACACGACCTCATCGTCGGCGCGGACGGCATCGGCAGCGTGGTGCGTGGCCTAATCGGCGTCAAGCCGGAGAAGCGCCCGGCCGACTCGAGCTGTTTGCACGCCAACGTTCTCACCGAAGACGCCGTCAAGGCCGGCCTTGTCGACTACTCGCAAGACGCCGCGCTCGAGTACTGGGGCGGCCAGGAGGGCAAGTCGGACAAGATCGTCCTCTCGCCCTGCAATGGCGGAAAGCTGCTGTCATACTACTGCTTCTTCCCTAGAGAGAAGGGCGACTACGTTGACCAGGCTTGGGGTGTCGAGGACCGCCCCGTCGAGGAGTTGCTGGCGCCGTACCCTGAACTTGACAAGCAGGTCCTTGCGCATCTCGCTATCGGCAAGGATATCCAGCCCTGGCGTCTGTGGATGCA TGACCCTTACCCTTACGTCAATAAGGACATGGTTTGTCTGTTGGGTGATGCGGGACATCCT ATGATGCCTCACCAAAGTCAGGGTGCATGCATGGCCATCGAAGATGCCGCTGCGCTTGGAATTCTCTTCCACCCCAAGTACTTCAACGGAGATGTTAAGGATACCTTGGAAGTTTACAACACCGTTCGTCTGCCCCGCGCCACGCGCGTGCAGTCTGCAGCTGCCAAGGCCGCATACAACATCAACGAGCGTATTG GTTTCTCAAACAACACCAGCACCAGTACATACAAGGTTGCGGATGAGAGAGCTAAGCTCACCATTGAGGAGATGAACGG ATACGACATGTACAAGGACATCGAGGAGGTCATTGCTCAACGGTCGGGGGCACCCTTTACCCAGAAGTTTATCAAAGGACTGCCCATAGGACTGGAGCTTTCTCCTGGCGTCATCGTTGGGCAGTAA